The segment ATTAATGAGTAAGCCGCGTGGTAATCGGGTTATTTTTAAGTAATTGAGGATTTGAGCTTCTTCAATCTCGGTAAGCTTTTTTATCGCCTTCGTTTCAACAATAATTGATCCAAAACAAACGAAATCAGCCCTGAATGAACTGGGCAATTTACTCCCTTTGTAAAAGATAGGGAGTTTAATCTCCCGATTGAATTCGACTTGCTCATTGAATAACTCCACAGCCAATGCATCTTGGTAAACCGATTCTAAAAAACCGTTTTTAAGTTCCTTATGAACTTCCATGGCTGCACCGATAATTTCAAAAGTCTGGGGATCTTTTAGATTCATTATAAATAATCTGTGTTAATCTGCGTGAATCTGTGGTTTTAAAAGTCCCTTTAACTCAGTGATGATATCTGTGGTGGGGACGGAGGACTCTTCGCGGGTGGAGAGGGTTTTGATTTTGACTTGGCCGGCGGCCCATTCCTCGG is part of the Verrucomicrobiota bacterium genome and harbors:
- a CDS encoding GxxExxY protein — translated: MNLKDPQTFEIIGAAMEVHKELKNGFLESVYQDALAVELFNEQVEFNREIKLPIFYKGSKLPSSFRADFVCFGSIIVETKAIKKLTEIEEAQILNYLKITRLPRGLLINFGANSLEYKRFVFSEETQTKTPISLF